The Candidatus Omnitrophota bacterium genome contains the following window.
TTGTCAGCGCTGGCCGTGAGCCTGCTGTTTGTTAGAGTGGTTATCCGCTTCTTCATAAAGCGCCTTAAAAAATTAGCGGAAAGGACGGCCACTACAATCGACGATTTCCTGATAAAGGCGCTTGAGAAGATCGCCCTGCCGGCATTATACGTCAGCTGCTTCTATGTAAGCGCCAAGATATTAAAATTACCTTCCGGCGCCGATGTCCTGATCAACGCGCTGGAGATGATTATCATCACTTTTTTTGCCGCCCGCATAGTGGTTATGCTTGCCGGTTGGGGTATTAACATATATCTTGCTAAAAATAAGCAAGATCCTACGGTGGTGCGCAGCTTTGAAGGTCTGTTATGGGTAGTTAAATATCTGATTTGGGTTCTGGCGGTTATAATTCTCTTAGATAATCTTGGTTATAAAGTTTCTACACTGATTGCCGGATTGGGAATAGGCGGCATTGCGGTGGCTATAGCCGCGCAGGCGTTACTAAAAGATTTCTTCAGTTATTTTTCTATAGTGTTTGACCGCCCATTCAAAATAGGGGATTTTATAATTATAGGCGACTTTATGGGTACCGTTGAGTACATAGGGATAAAAACCACACGCATACGCAGCCTGGGCGGTGAACAGGTGATATTTTCCAATACCGACCTTACGGACTCGCGAGTGCGTAATTACAAGCTTATGGAGAAGAGGCGGGTTTTATTCCGTATAGGCGTTACGTATCAGGCTTCTCTTGGCCAATTAAAGGAAATCCCGAAAATTATTGAGAATATAATTAAAAATACTAAAGACGCGGCCTTTGACCGGGCGCACTTTTTTAGTTATGGGGATTTCAGCCTTATATTCGAAGTGGTCTATTTCGTTCTGGACGCCGATTACAATAAATATATGGATATCCAGCAGGAGATAAATTTCGCGATCAAGGAAGCGTTTGAAAAGCGGGGGATA
Protein-coding sequences here:
- a CDS encoding mechanosensitive ion channel family protein codes for the protein MDLNIMERVFFGNRVFDYIVALSALAVSLLFVRVVIRFFIKRLKKLAERTATTIDDFLIKALEKIALPALYVSCFYVSAKILKLPSGADVLINALEMIIITFFAARIVVMLAGWGINIYLAKNKQDPTVVRSFEGLLWVVKYLIWVLAVIILLDNLGYKVSTLIAGLGIGGIAVAIAAQALLKDFFSYFSIVFDRPFKIGDFIIIGDFMGTVEYIGIKTTRIRSLGGEQVIFSNTDLTDSRVRNYKLMEKRRVLFRIGVTYQASLGQLKEIPKIIENIIKNTKDAAFDRAHFFSYGDFSLIFEVVYFVLDADYNKYMDIQQEINFAIKEAFEKRGIEFAYPTQTLYVNKTGSS